A single genomic interval of Portunus trituberculatus isolate SZX2019 chromosome 41, ASM1759143v1, whole genome shotgun sequence harbors:
- the LOC123516539 gene encoding uncharacterized protein LOC123516539: MAQEFLPLCDVLFNIISLASYFCDVVFDVVTIYTLYDQKEVVWFTLSLSCVLLSLVVCQLCSFKWYLSSLRKDLAKKDCDLGLMILLHFFQGGVLWRYFKLFIPVDLRYVKHEVRDLCMLRLIHAFCEAAPMLLIQLYLIWRKPSLSHLTDLNIVSTALSLFSVCWALASFNKNVRRHNVHRLILTWLGVIFQFVWRLGTITSRSLALTVYATLYGYWVFLVIALHWVSMFLWLISPKNVFHGEKMPMFKKVIFSMLIAFCYIFCYINLQEINARQKMVAFYITMLLENALLVAVWLGGLRSSPWYQYPVTALVFVSFGFGVVFMIFYYQHFHVKRLKHNYTVSSSINTYSSCTGCQMGQCTDKSHRMPFPYYLNELSASDNSTIASNPQQNGSAKPNNLETSEQRSNHHEHHHHPPHQPQHHHNPADALHVPGVFTCRFNPGIKRKKKKPTSFVPPPVPVLPSIGVPNNNGRVMPFWKRPLPQSVSSDHEGSVGSRVNIQQKLQEKKQQQIAELRQIEEEIKAGKLKRPHPSDISESGTLRQPIPRAKKQPWLRPEPLDYTYLVVEPSAAPVPAPAHRKHRSQTPEILLAPHYLDNTRIYYDYQDPRWKYGNNYHLPSDDMSGSSYSKHSIKRRNKKVDKNADNRDKVIYKSYRIPSDLDSQISLPRSYTLPREFKYYRRPKSRKAVRTDHFMASTNSSDGDVDSCDEGDLDESLSRLNNAVHFHLNHNHNHHHYHHHSFLHNHHNNTSNNNHVVPESPPHPQHPLRARIHAAFHRSQANTHETKL; this comes from the exons ATGGCCCAGGAGTTCCTTCCACTGTGCGATGTGCTCTTTAACATCATCTCGCTGGCTTCCTACTTCTGTGATGTTGTGTTTGATGTGGTCACCATCTACACACTTTATGACCAGAAAGAAGTGGTGTGGTTCACGCTGTCCTTGTCATGTGTATTGTTGTCCCTTGTCGTGTGTCAGCTGTGCTCCTTCAAGTGGTATTTGTCCAGCCTTCGAAAAGACTTGGCCAAAAAAGACTGTGACCTGGGCCTTATGATCCTATTACATTTTTTCCAAGGTGGTGTTCTATGGCGTTACTTCAAGCTTTTCATCCCTGTGGACCTACGTTATGTGAAGCATGAGGTGCGCGATCTGTGCATGCTGCGGCTGATCCATGCTTTTTGTGAAGCAGCACCTATGTTGCTCATTCAGCTGTACCTCATATGGCGTAAGCCCTCTCTTTCCCACCTGACTGACCTCAACATTGTATCCACAGCACTGTCACTCTTCAGTGTGTGTTGGGCACTGGCCTCCTTCAACAAGAATGTGCGACGTCACAATGTCCATCGGCTTATTTTGACGTGGTTGGGCGTCATCTTCCAGTTTGTATGGAGGTTGGGGACCATCACCTCCCGCTCCCTAGCCCTAACTGTATATGCCACTTTGTATGGTTACTGGGTGTTCTTGGTCATAGCCCTTCATTGGGTTTCCATGTTCCTGTGGCTCATCTCACCAAAGAATGTTTTTCATGGAGAGAAGATGCCAATGTTCAAGAAAGTAATTTTTTCAATGTTGATAGCATTTTGTTACATCTTCTGTTACATTAATCTGCAAGAGATCAATGCACGACAGAAGATGGTTGCCTTCTATATTACGATGTTGCTAGAGAATGCTCTGCTGGTTGCTGTGTGGTTGGGTGGTTTGAGATCTTCTCCTTGGTACCAGTACCCTGTCACTGCCCTGGTCTTTGTTTCTTTTGGCTTTGGAGTTGTATTTATGATATTCTACTATCAGCACTTCCATGTCAAGCGACTCAAACACAACTATACTGTTTCATCTTCCATCAATACCTATTCATCATGCACAG GCTGTCAGATGGGCCAGTGTACAGACAAGTCTCACAGAATGCCATTTCCTTACTACCTGAATGAACTTTCTGCTAGTGATAACAGTACAATTGCCTCAAACCCTCAGCAGAATGGCTCAGCAAAGCCAAATAACCTTGAGACAAGTGAGCAACGAAGCAACCATCAtgaacaccatcatcacccaccacaccaaccccaacaccaccacaaccctgcTGATGCCCTTCATGTACCAGGAGTCTTCACTTGTCGTTTCAATCCAGggatcaaaaggaaaaaaaagaagcctaCAAGTTTTGTACCCCCACCAGTGCCAGTCCTTCCTTCCATAGGTGTGCCAAACAACAATGGTCGTGTAATGCCTTTCTGGAAACGCCCATTGCCTCAGTCAGTTTCCAGTGATCATGAAGGTAGTGTGGGATCTCGGGTCAATATTCAACAAAAActtcaagaaaagaaacagcaacagattGCAGAGTTGCGACAGATCGAAGAAGAAATCAAGGCTGGTAAACTGAAGCGTCCTCATCCCAGTGATATATCTGAATCCGGGACACTCCGTCAGCCCATACCTCGTGCCAAGAAGCAACCTTGGCTGAGACCAGAGCCACTAGATTACACATACCTGGTTGTGGAACCTTCAGCAGCACCTGTGCCTGCTCCAGCCCACAGAAAACATCGTTCCCAAACACCAGAGATCTTGTTAGCACCTCACTACCTTGATAACACCAGAATTTATTATGACTACCAAGACCCCCGTTGGAAGTATGGCAATAATTACCACCTTCCCTCTGATGACATGAGTGGCTCCAGCTATTCCAAACATTCAATTAAGCGTCGAAATaaaaaagtagacaaaaatGCTGACAATAGGGACAAGGTCATCTATAAGTCATATAGGATCCCTTCTGACCTAGACAGTCAGATTTCCTTGCCTAGGTCTTACACACTGCCTCGAGAGTTCAAATATTACCGAAGACCAAAGTCAAGAAAGGCTGTGAGAACAGACCACTTCATGGCTTCAACGAATTCAAGTGACG GAGATGTGGATTCCTGTGACGAAGGAGATCTGGATGAGTCCCTGAGTCGTCTGAACAATGCTGTTCACTTTCATCTTAACCAcaatcacaaccatcaccactaccaccatcacagcttTCTTCACAATCACCATAACAATACCAGTAACAATAACCATGTGGTCCCGGAATCACCACCCCACCCACAACATCCACTTCGAGCCCGTATCCACGCAGCTTTCCATCGCAGTCAAGCCAACACACATGAGACTAAATTATGA